From a single Marinitoga piezophila KA3 genomic region:
- a CDS encoding helix-turn-helix transcriptional regulator, whose amino-acid sequence MNEIIVTKKDVAYYLQKYRKAIQDIFSQVVHLYFDEGKIKFEYSFYSVKYETIKSKINRVRDFNSLIKEGYPESLIKAFAIVELVEFWLYSKKINLSDLERECLFWFYINHDFEYYGKFNKLYKTLSMSEIARKLNIKKSDVRRYIDKAIRKILKYNNE is encoded by the coding sequence ATGAATGAAATCATTGTCACTAAAAAAGATGTAGCATATTATCTTCAAAAATACAGAAAGGCAATTCAAGATATTTTTTCTCAAGTAGTACATTTATATTTTGATGAAGGAAAAATAAAGTTTGAATATTCCTTTTATTCTGTAAAATATGAAACTATAAAAAGTAAAATTAATCGTGTTCGTGATTTTAATTCATTGATTAAAGAAGGATATCCGGAAAGTTTAATTAAAGCATTTGCTATCGTTGAATTAGTAGAATTTTGGCTATATAGCAAAAAAATAAATCTATCAGATCTGGAAAGAGAATGTTTATTCTGGTTTTATATCAATCATGATTTTGAATATTATGGTAAATTTAATAAGCTTTATAAGACACTTTCAATGTCAGAAATAGCCAGAAAGCTAAACATTAAGAAGTCTGATGTAAGAAGGTATATTGATAAAGCTATAAGAAAGATTTTAAAATACAATAATGAATAA
- a CDS encoding transcriptional coactivator p15/PC4 family protein — MKEFDKNTREKVRIFIEEYAGKQLLHIRVFYQDLDGEWKPTKKGISLRLELAEKVLRGALDELKAGV, encoded by the coding sequence ATGAAGGAGTTTGATAAGAATACCAGAGAGAAGGTAAGAATTTTTATAGAAGAATATGCAGGAAAACAACTTTTACATATTAGAGTATTTTACCAAGATCTAGACGGCGAATGGAAACCTACCAAAAAAGGAATTTCTTTAAGACTGGAATTAGCAGAAAAAGTTTTAAGAGGTGCATTAGATGAATTAAAAGCTGGTGTATAG
- a CDS encoding ribbon-helix-helix protein, CopG family yields the protein MIIIYRLNINVGIKIKKMLDDLSKEEGRNVSEIIREAIIKLLRERGYFED from the coding sequence GTGATTATTATATATAGATTGAACATAAATGTAGGAATTAAAATTAAAAAGATGCTAGATGATTTAAGCAAAGAGGAAGGACGAAATGTTTCAGAGATAATACGAGAAGCTATTATAAAACTTTTAAGAGAAAGAGGTTACTTTGAAGATTGA
- a CDS encoding tyrosine-type recombinase/integrase: MKIEPDKIMQEYFNYLRHYRGVSEKTLKRYESTIRDLLEYGITKKGTDRFLKSLKKYKESSIQTKIVIAKSFVKYLYEHGYIKENYLANAKAPRYHSLPKYLTDEEFKAITDKMNDYYRALAIFLRNTGLRISEYHNLTEKDIRITGEYAELRIKGKGNKERVLLIERKLLDLANKYRLFENKKSIRAIQKYFNKHGIHPHLLRHTFAVEFLNRGGAINQLQAILGHSNIAITDIYTKVTSNNVVIKAF, translated from the coding sequence ATGAAGATTGAACCGGATAAAATTATGCAAGAGTATTTTAATTACTTAAGACATTACCGAGGAGTAAGTGAGAAGACACTTAAAAGATATGAATCAACAATTCGAGATCTGTTAGAATATGGAATAACCAAAAAAGGAACTGATAGATTTCTAAAATCTTTAAAGAAATACAAAGAAAGTTCTATTCAAACTAAAATCGTTATAGCTAAATCTTTCGTAAAATATCTTTATGAGCATGGATATATTAAAGAAAATTATCTTGCTAATGCTAAAGCACCTAGATATCACAGCTTACCAAAATATTTAACCGATGAAGAATTCAAAGCTATTACTGATAAAATGAATGACTATTATAGAGCTTTGGCCATATTCTTAAGAAATACTGGTTTAAGAATTTCAGAATATCATAACCTGACAGAAAAAGATATTAGAATAACAGGAGAATATGCAGAACTTAGAATAAAAGGTAAAGGTAATAAAGAACGTGTCTTATTGATAGAAAGAAAACTTTTAGATCTTGCAAATAAATACAGGCTTTTTGAAAATAAGAAATCAATAAGAGCTATTCAGAAATACTTTAATAAGCATGGAATACATCCTCATCTTTTAAGACATACTTTCGCTGTTGAATTTCTAAATAGAGGCGGAGCTATTAATCAATTACAGGCTATACTTGGCCATTCCAATATAGCAATAACTGACATATACACAAAGGTTACTTCAAACAATGTAGTAATAAAAGCTTTTTAA
- a CDS encoding helix-turn-helix domain-containing protein yields MGLEDEFLTKKEVAKLLKVSEVTIYRWSKQGILKPIKIGKKVLFKRADIEKLLNESYKSTESE; encoded by the coding sequence ATGGGTTTAGAAGATGAATTTTTAACTAAAAAGGAAGTAGCAAAATTACTAAAAGTTTCAGAAGTTACTATATATCGTTGGTCAAAACAAGGAATTTTAAAACCAATAAAAATAGGCAAGAAAGTATTGTTTAAAAGAGCTGATATCGAAAAGCTATTAAACGAAAGCTATAAAAGTACTGAATCAGAATAA
- a CDS encoding DnaB-like helicase C-terminal domain-containing protein yields MDNKEILLKINDWAEQMDLKPKLKSWKNNIIFRCPFPDHDDKNPSFNIFENQNGYLVYKCFGCGKSGSLIDFIEQFNLYDHINLKKHKKEYSKKFYDYLKARLKFEDLSDLKFFIRKFGIYENNGIAVNIKEFNDGLFKNTNEYIKRNYYDKGQRYYISKGAHKQLLFFEEVLKFFNPEDSKFSPYAILTEGMFDALSLWRIDLPAISILGSGNEKKYLEDLKKAGISILFLMFDNDKSGREKTKKFLELGLKNYDFKIYVLDIPEEFKDVNEWFMNSDIEDFFNGIREQTQMLAERNGFLVLSEISFGDYLRAENFNKRIVGLNNLVMLYDSLKNPDFISEDELNKTLAYFGIEKSKWLEKFHEIKKLKQEQKTKNKLKDFLNNIHNSIEFEDTEKIVNDIFSYALTLKKEITPKQINQKEKFLNALEQAQNRTGLLGYTSEKFSQIVYYMDGVQPGFYIIAGHPNVGKTAFTINLFLDLLKVNEELTGVYYSLDDSDLLIFNRMLATLSNLAINEIQKKIEDEEKLLRFNQAKELFFKWYDKKLFIRDISVIPDFPTLQSDIEALYSKSNGHLLVMIDGLHNLEISDKIGSLREANIIRANKIKEIVDIYNIPVFTTTELRKPENSNRKDVTMFDINETGKYAYNANLILGITEASSDKAKNPYETSTKNDENRIIDVKIKFLKNKLSWFKGDVDLKFETKKNRFYMIDNQDK; encoded by the coding sequence ATGGATAATAAAGAAATTTTATTAAAAATAAATGATTGGGCTGAACAAATGGATTTAAAACCAAAACTTAAAAGTTGGAAAAATAATATCATATTTCGATGTCCTTTTCCGGATCATGATGATAAAAATCCAAGTTTCAATATATTTGAAAACCAAAATGGATACCTTGTATATAAATGCTTCGGCTGTGGAAAAAGTGGCTCTCTAATTGATTTTATAGAACAATTTAACCTTTACGACCATATAAATTTAAAAAAGCATAAAAAAGAATATTCTAAAAAATTTTATGATTACTTAAAAGCAAGATTGAAATTTGAAGATTTGTCAGATTTGAAATTCTTCATACGAAAATTCGGAATATATGAAAATAACGGAATAGCTGTAAATATAAAAGAATTTAATGATGGTTTATTCAAAAATACAAATGAATACATAAAAAGAAACTATTATGATAAAGGTCAAAGATATTATATTAGTAAAGGAGCACATAAACAACTGTTATTTTTTGAAGAAGTTTTAAAATTCTTCAATCCTGAAGATTCTAAATTTTCTCCATATGCTATTTTAACAGAAGGTATGTTTGATGCTTTAAGTCTTTGGCGTATAGATTTACCCGCAATTAGCATATTAGGATCAGGAAATGAAAAGAAATATCTAGAAGATCTAAAAAAAGCCGGCATTTCAATTTTATTCTTGATGTTTGATAATGATAAATCTGGAAGAGAAAAAACAAAAAAGTTTTTAGAATTAGGCCTAAAAAATTATGACTTTAAAATATATGTTTTAGATATCCCAGAAGAATTTAAAGATGTTAATGAATGGTTTATGAATAGCGATATTGAAGATTTTTTTAATGGAATTAGAGAACAAACTCAAATGTTAGCAGAAAGAAACGGATTTTTAGTTTTAAGTGAAATATCCTTTGGTGATTATCTAAGAGCTGAAAACTTCAATAAAAGAATAGTTGGCTTAAATAATTTAGTAATGCTTTATGATTCATTAAAAAATCCTGATTTTATATCAGAAGATGAATTAAACAAAACTTTAGCATATTTTGGAATAGAAAAATCAAAATGGTTAGAAAAATTCCATGAAATCAAAAAACTAAAACAAGAACAAAAAACTAAAAATAAATTAAAAGATTTTCTTAATAATATTCATAACTCAATTGAATTTGAAGATACTGAAAAAATCGTTAATGACATTTTCAGTTATGCTTTAACACTAAAAAAAGAAATTACTCCAAAGCAAATAAATCAAAAAGAAAAGTTTTTAAACGCACTAGAACAGGCACAAAATAGAACTGGATTATTAGGATATACCAGTGAAAAATTTAGTCAAATTGTTTATTATATGGACGGAGTTCAACCAGGATTTTATATAATAGCCGGACATCCAAATGTAGGAAAAACAGCTTTTACTATAAATTTATTCTTAGATCTATTGAAGGTAAATGAAGAACTTACAGGTGTTTATTATTCACTTGATGATAGTGACCTTCTTATATTTAATCGAATGCTGGCAACTTTATCAAATTTAGCTATAAATGAAATTCAAAAAAAGATCGAAGATGAAGAAAAACTGTTAAGATTTAATCAAGCAAAGGAGTTATTTTTTAAGTGGTATGATAAAAAGCTATTTATAAGAGATATTTCTGTAATTCCAGATTTTCCAACCTTACAAAGTGATATAGAAGCATTATATTCAAAATCAAATGGCCATTTGCTAGTAATGATTGATGGTCTTCATAATCTTGAAATATCCGATAAAATCGGCAGCTTAAGAGAAGCTAATATTATAAGAGCTAACAAAATAAAAGAAATTGTGGATATTTATAATATACCAGTATTTACCACAACTGAACTTAGAAAGCCCGAAAACTCTAATAGAAAAGATGTAACTATGTTTGATATAAACGAAACTGGTAAATATGCTTACAATGCAAATTTAATCCTTGGTATTACAGAAGCAAGTAGCGATAAAGCAAAAAATCCTTATGAAACATCAACAAAAAATGATGAAAATAGAATAATAGACGTAAAAATCAAATTCTTAAAAAATAAATTATCTTGGTTTAAAGGTGATGTGGACTTAAAATTTGAAACAAAGAAAAACAGATTTTATATGATAGATAATCAAGATAAGTAG
- a CDS encoding type II toxin-antitoxin system PemK/MazF family toxin translates to MNQKKKLTIDDVKKYIEQVSNYAKKVISKDNMEKIYYSFKGFKIFLDKKLYEDNFDYSKMPRFKRGDIIYVDLGQTIGSELYKIRPVVVIENDNKKSERTIIIAPIKTSNKKGLKTNVDGLVKIGDLSELDDESYVDLKQIRTISKMRIKRLEEIKYLREQGYKGYKLTKLKNEQLDEIDMQIIKIFLKKGKIPEVDIEE, encoded by the coding sequence ATGAATCAAAAGAAGAAATTAACTATAGATGATGTGAAAAAATATATTGAACAGGTAAGCAATTATGCTAAGAAAGTAATTTCTAAAGATAATATGGAAAAGATATATTATTCATTTAAGGGGTTTAAGATCTTTTTGGATAAGAAGTTATATGAAGATAATTTTGATTATAGTAAGATGCCAAGGTTTAAAAGAGGAGATATAATATATGTTGATCTTGGTCAAACGATTGGTTCTGAATTGTATAAAATAAGACCTGTTGTGGTTATAGAAAACGATAATAAAAAAAGTGAAAGAACTATAATAATAGCTCCGATAAAAACATCAAATAAAAAAGGATTAAAGACGAATGTTGATGGATTAGTTAAAATAGGAGATCTTTCAGAATTGGATGATGAAAGTTATGTTGACTTAAAGCAAATAAGGACGATAAGTAAAATGAGGATAAAAAGATTGGAAGAAATTAAGTATTTGAGAGAGCAAGGCTATAAAGGCTATAAATTAACTAAATTAAAAAATGAACAGCTTGATGAAATAGATATGCAAATAATCAAAATATTTTTAAAAAAAGGGAAAATACCAGAAGTAGATATCGAAGAATGA